One part of the Lotus japonicus ecotype B-129 chromosome 2, LjGifu_v1.2 genome encodes these proteins:
- the LOC130738049 gene encoding uncharacterized protein LOC130738049 has product MEEEKAPLIGEIEETSQVSNTTESERHVRTKVPEVEIHLFRQGKGPVAVFKMNLGGWEQDQLEVRDILDKHGFKSLYAFNPQFRSRGVPVRFNPRNGRSLLTYRDGVVVYLDGEPKDSLVQPVTRILIGVAVVTLMITILSRDTPEWMKKLNVSSVNFPPWILACVVIVFTRMRKRTKDFLKRRGW; this is encoded by the exons ATGGAGGAGGAAAAAGCACCCTTAATCGGAGAAATCGAAGAAACAAGCCAAGTTTCCAACACCACCGAGAGCGAGAGGCATGTTCGGACGAAGGTACCGGAGGTGGAGATCCACTTGTTCCGGCAGGGTAAGGGTCCGGTGGCGGTGTTCAAAATGAATCTCGGTGGTTGGGAACAGGACCAGCTTGAGGTTCGTGATATTCTCGATAAACATGGATTTAAGTCCCTCTACGCCTTCAACCCTCAATTTCGTAGTCGCGGTGTTCCTGTTCGGTTCAACCCTCGCAATGGAAGGTCGCTATTGACTTATAGGGATGGTGTTGTTGTTTATCTTGATGGTGAACCTAag GACTCACTAGTTCAACCAGTGACTAGGATTTTAATTGGGGTTGCTGTTGTAACCCTCATGATAACAATACTTTCAAGGGATACCCCAGAATGGATGAAGAAATTAAACGTTTCTTCTGTAAACTTCCCTCCATGGATCTTAGCTTGTGTAGTTATTGTCTTCACCCGCATGAGGAAGAGAACTAAAGATTTTCTGAAGAGGCGTGGTTGGTGA